In one window of Brachyhypopomus gauderio isolate BG-103 chromosome 16, BGAUD_0.2, whole genome shotgun sequence DNA:
- the txndc17 gene encoding thioredoxin domain-containing protein 17 yields MAQYEEVQVHGYEEFCRAVSERVGKDVFVYFSGDKDEQGSSWCPDCVKAEPVVRGQMVHLPEGSVFVYCLVGDRTYWKNPNNEFKKTVKLTGVPTLLRYGTPQKLVEEECFKADLVRMMFTEE; encoded by the exons ATGGCGCAATACGAAGAAGTCCAAGTTCACGGCTATGAGGAGTTTTGCAGAGCTGTGTCTGAGAGAGTAGGAAAAGACGTGTTTGTGTACTTCAGTGGCGATAAGGATGAGCAGGGCAGCAGCTGGTGTCCCGACTGTGTGAAAG CTGAGCCGGTGGTGCGAGGGCAGATGGTTCACCTCCCGGAGGGCTCCGTCTTCGTCTACTGCCTAGTGGGAGACCGGACATA CTGGAAGAACCCTAATAATGAGTTTAAGAAGACTGTGAAGCTCACCGGCGTTCCAACTCTGCTACGATATGGCACG CCTCAGAAGCTGGTGGAGGAGGaatgtttcaaagctgacctGGTGCGAATGATGTTCACAGAAGAGTAG